CAAAGAAGAATGTGATCAGGAGGGCGGACAAAGCCTTCGAGAGAGGCGGCCAGCCGGCATGAAACCGGATGAAGCCGAGAGCCAGGCCCAGCCCAATCGCGATCGGGGCGTAAAACGTCCATTCCCTCAGGCCGATCGCGAGATCGCGCAGACGTGGCCGAAAATCGAAGCCCACTCCCTCCAGCCTGCGGAGGACGAGGAAGACGTAGAGCGCGGAATCAACCAGCAAGATTTTGGGCAGGGCACTGAGGCCGGAGTGAGGCCATGATCCCGCGAGCAGACGAAACTCCACCGGAAATCCCACCACAACCAGGGCCACAACATCCTGCCAAGCGAGCCGGTTGCTTTGCGGCGGCACAAACTCGAACAAGGCGGCCAGTCCGACGGGAATGGCAACCAGAATCACGGCATAGAAAAACCGAAATTCACCCCGCGGCAAAGCGAATATCAAGTAGGGGATCAGAAGCACCGCCGGCGCGAGCACCCGGGAAGCGGGGCTGAACAACCTGTGACGCAGAGTCTCGTCCAGTCCAAATCCAAAAAACCAGTAAGGAGTGAACAACAGGGCAAAGCTGGCGAAGGTGCTGGGCAGGTGGCCGCCGATGCGCTCTTCCATATTGAAGTGCTGGGCGGCAAACCAGAAAGCGACGAGAGCGAGCCCGTAGAGCAGCACAGCGGCCACAGGGATCGGGGACTGCCGGCGGTGGTGGTGGATCTCGGTTGTAGTCTCGTCGGAAGTAGATTTCAGGTGCATTGTTTGATCCCAAGTCCTA
Above is a window of Terriglobales bacterium DNA encoding:
- a CDS encoding type II CAAX endopeptidase family protein, giving the protein MHLKSTSDETTTEIHHHRRQSPIPVAAVLLYGLALVAFWFAAQHFNMEERIGGHLPSTFASFALLFTPYWFFGFGLDETLRHRLFSPASRVLAPAVLLIPYLIFALPRGEFRFFYAVILVAIPVGLAALFEFVPPQSNRLAWQDVVALVVVGFPVEFRLLAGSWPHSGLSALPKILLVDSALYVFLVLRRLEGVGFDFRPRLRDLAIGLREWTFYAPIAIGLGLALGFIRFHAGWPPLSKALSALLITFFFVAIPEELFFRGLLQNLLEARIGRANAWVTASVIFGLSHFNKPLPFNWRYVLLATIAGLFYGRAWRDRRRLLTSGTTHTLVDVVWSLWFR